One window from the genome of Andrena cerasifolii isolate SP2316 chromosome 3, iyAndCera1_principal, whole genome shotgun sequence encodes:
- the LOC143367222 gene encoding uncharacterized protein LOC143367222, producing the protein MNSVRLKSPFIKFDSGNIKYNETLRSEARFLQKLSEINEFHAENLKVSANEMRQKSSKGSSKLSPEDTVRITVSSNENLPPGKSPRNEAREIQLTVKSTSVSCLRGNNISASTAVLKVHSKTNLKKKALRSRKHPGANINSERDGLSTLTGNSLNGNDNVLEESGESDVNLEALIPIKRRKRISSSDKKKRNQSSSNTSRSAEDGAIGDSLFCCPFELVEIYSVQKDRPLDFGRQLSNINRERDSIRTFPKEGGESSESATLEECICPFPGIRSSKIKEEILAMDADTKCMQQSDYKASAATFLNNETSVEPTRDRRDPNSVKVEVDLTKTNQTTQLYDLSDVGNTFEPGTEQYEAHKKLNFTLTSEKSWEPNLRKKQEKTDEKIYLSRSEEPKGSLRCHAKEVHPSSTIRNNSPLSGFGESYTQSDEALSSTCKKPVNDVASVKMFVENEDLIGAEKRDEKVQSQDADLSNENSNLLNRDSLGSSESGFSKSLDSKRSGISSSESDSPSLEDTVINLQEKKPKSGSKSSENESLRKKKIQVIIAKQRNEMNNANLEAITDSEIGSSDEDTRLSKVDDTEESQHRVPEKKTTRIEIKNPKSGITKCETERTMFNYEDIKICQVLMKIHAHLSCDWQKMECIRMKLRGADPIASIGSVITLQLLDKTIARCKSYIHGSNDSFKAESEITKLLSKYVVQLVKAVNKNKLAVEEQVRHISRAQPKFSQEQDLNKRVSFNIQ; encoded by the exons ATGAATTCCGTGCGGTTGAAGTCTCCGTTCATAAAGTTCGATTCAGGCAACATTAAGTACAACGAAACTTTACGCTCAGAAGCACGTTTCCTCCAAAAACTGTCGGAGATAAATGAGTTTCACGCAGAAAATCTCAAGGTCTCAGCGAACGAAATGCGGCAGAAGAGTTCCAAGGGGAGCTCTAAGCTTTCGCCAGAGGACACAGTGAGGATAACAGTTTCGTCGAATGAAAATCTTCCACCGGGAAAGAGCCCAAGGAACGAAGCGCGTGAAATACAATTAACGGTAAAGTCAACAAGCGTTTCTTGCCTTCGAGGAAACAATATCTCCGCAAGTACCGCTGTATTAAAAGTACATTCGAAAACGAACTTAAAAAAGAAAGCCTTAAGGAGCCGCAAACACCCTGGCGCCAACATTAACTCTGAGAGAGATGGTCTCTCAACGCTCACTGGGAATTCTTTAAACGGAAATGACAACGTGTTAGAAGAAAGTGGCGAGAGTGATGTTAATTTGGAAGCTTTGATTCCCATTAAACGGAGAAAACGTATTTCTTCTTCTGATAAGAAGAAGAGAAATCAATCATCCTCGAATACATCACGGAGCGCGGAAGACGGAGCCATCGGTGACTCTCTTTTCTGTTGTCCGTTTGAGTTAGTAGAAATTTATTCTGTTCAGAAGGATCGTCCGTTAGATTTTGGTAGGCAGCTATCAAATATAAACCGAGAGAGAGACTCCATCAGAACTTTTCCAAAAGAAGGCGGTGAATCATCAGAGTCTGCGACTCTTGAAGAATGCATTTGCCCATTTCCTGGGATAAGATCAAGTAAAATCAAAGAGGAAATACTAGCTATGGATGCTGACACAAAATGTATGCAGCAAAGTGATTACAAAGCTTCTGCTGCTACCTTCCTGAATAACGAGACTTCAGTCGAACCGACTCGAGATCGACGAGATCCTAACAGCGTGAAAGTTGAGGTAGATCTTACGAAAACTAATCAAACGACGCAGTTGTATGATCTAAGTGACGTGGGAAACACATTCGAACCTGGTACAGAGCAATACGAAGCCCacaaaaagttaaattttacTTTGACTTCTGAAAAGAGTTGGGAAcctaatttaagaaaaaaacagGAGAAAACGGATGAGAAAATTTACTTGTCAAGGTCTGAAGAACCCAAGGGTTCTTTGAGATGCCACGCCAAAGAGGTACACCCTTCTTCCACGATCAGAAATAATTCTCCACTGTCAGGATTCGGCGAGTCATACACGCAGAGTGATGAAGCACTGTCGTCAACTTGTAAGAAACCTGTGAACGATGTTGCTTCAGTCAAGATGTTCGTTGAAAACGAGGATCTGATAGGGGCCGAGAAGAGAGACGAAAAAGTGCAGAGTCAAGATGCGGATTTGTCTAACGAGAATAGTAATTTACTTAATCGAGACTCCTTAGGTTCTAGCGAAAGTGGCTTTTCGAAATCGCTGGATTCTAAACGGTCCGGCATCAGCAGCTCTGAAAGTGATTCACCCTCGCTGGAAGACACGGTAATCAATCTGCAGGAAAAGAAACCCAAATCTGGAAGTAAAAGCTCAGAGAATGAATCGCTGAGGAAGAAGAAGATCCAGGTAATTATCGCGAAGCAGCGAAACGAGATGAACAATGCCAACCTGGAAGCAATCACTGACAGTGAAATTGGTTCTTCTGATGAGGATACTCGTTTGTCTAAAGTCGACGACACGGAAGAAAGCCAGCATCGAGTCCCTGAGAAGAAAACGACGAGGATCGAGATTAAAAATCCTAAGAGCGGAATAACTAAATGTGAAACAGAACGGACTATGTTTAATTACGAGGACATTAAGATATGCCAGGTTTTAATGAAGATCCACGCGCACTTGTCTTGCGATTGGCAGAAAATGGAGTGTATTCGGATGAAGCTACGAGGCGCAGATCCGATTGCTTCTATCGGTTCAGTGATAACGTTGCAACTTTTAGACAAAACTATTGCCAG GTGCAAGAGCTACATTCACGGTTCCAACGATAGCTTCAAGGCTGAATCAGAAATTACCAAACTTCTGTCGAAGTATGTTGTCCAGTTGGTGAAAGCAGTGAATAAGAATAAACTCGCTGTAGAAGAACAAG TACGACATATTAGCCGTGCACAGCCGAAATTTTCTCAAGAACAGGATTTAAATAAAAGAGTGAGCTTTAACATCCAATAA